GTTCAACCACTATGTCAACATTTCCCAGTCTATACAAATGGCTAATTATCACTTCATAAAACATTGTTATATCTTCTCTTGCCACCACTAATTTTAGCATTGTAGTTATATCTACTAATAGTTCTTCATCGTTCAAATAATCTTCTTCAAATTGCGAAGATATATTTAAAAGTGATGATATTGATATAATATTATACTTCTCGGATAATTCTTCATAGAAATCATCAAATTTTTCTTTATGATATACAAATATTTTCTTCCTATCCATTTTATCACCACATTTCTTTTTACTTTATATTTAATTCTTTTATAATAGCTATTATATCTACGTAATCACTATTTTGATTATTTATAACACCTACCGCTACTTCTTGATTTATAGACTCTGATTCAGGTGTTGCAGACCTTGTTAGTCCTGAATACAGTGGCGTGGTACTTGTATTTTGAGTGTCTGTAAAAAATTGAAAGGCATTTTTGTATTTCTGTTTTGAATCCTTGCCTCTGTATATACCCACCAATGTCATTTTACCTATAAGAATATCGTAAATATTATAATCACTTTCAAAATCATTTTCAAATGACATGGGTATTTTAATATAAAAAACAAAATCATCTACTGAACATTTCAATTCATAGCTACAATCCTTTAGCATAGAATTCATTAATGATGACATATTCAAATCCATTTTCATATCATCTGATGTACTACTGACATTAGAACCATTAAATGCTCCATTTAACAACATTTTTGTTGTTTGCATAGCCTGTTCTTCATTGATAAGTTCAATTTCAACCTCATTAAATAAAAACAAATCACCTGGACTTATCTCACAATCCTTATTATATTCTTTAGATTTTTTTATAATAGTATCTAATAAATTTGATTTTGTAGTTTTTACTTCAAAATTCTCCAACACTTTGTTTTTGGAACTATTTGATTTAGCATATTCCTCTTGAAAAGAAATTCCACTTTTAATAAAATTTAAATAATCTATATTTATATTTGTGCTTAAATTTTCATTAAAGCTTTCACTATTTTCGATTGTTTTTTCATTTTCGACACTAATTACAACTTTATTATTAATTAACATCGCAATTTCAAACACTTTTGATATATTGATATAATAATTATTAAAAAGTCTACTTTCATTTATATTTTCAACATCTAAACTTAAATTAGGTCTGGAATGTGGTCTTTCTTTTAAAAATACAAGTGATAAATATATTACTCCAAAGCAAATTAGAAGTATAATTATTTTATCAGTTTTACTGTTTATATTGAATTTCATTAGAATAGCAATCATATATAGGAATACTGTTACAACGAATGAATTCTTAAAACATACCAATTTCTTTTGATAATCATGTGCTTGTATTTTGAAAATGCTTTTACTACTTGTCCACCAAATAACTAATGCAAATAATATAGGAACTGCCACTATGTACAAATCAATATTTTTAAAATAGGATTCAAGATAATTGTTTATTGAAATAAATATCAGTGTCTCGACTATTGATAATGCTATAATTAGTAATGTTGGCCATATTATATATATCCTTTTACCTATAGCTTTACTTTTTTCTTTTATAAAATTAACCATATATAACTCCTCCCCTCCTAACTCATAATATTCCCCATTAATTTTAAATATTATGAAGATACTTCTTATATAAACAACGATGTCACATACTAATATTATATCATTATCTTACATTAACTAAACATTATATTTGTCCAATTATTGTTCATTTACAAAAATAACCATGATTTTGCACTTACATTAAATGTTTTTGTCATATAAAATACTATTCACTAATAATTCAACCCCATTATCTGTCCTTAATCCTGCTTTTTTAACTACTTTCCAAACCTTAACATCTTCCCCTTCTCTATTCAGGATATTTATTGCCCAGCTAATCCTTCTATTTCTAAATTCATCGTTACTCTCAATGTTTGCATTAATGCAATCCTTTGTTAACCATAATTTATCAAGATGTTTTTCTATTAAATCTAACTTATCTATCTTTTTTCCAATGCTACTAATTGTAATTCTTTCTGGCTTTCCTTGTGAATTTGACATAATTTCTATAGCATTTTTAACTTCAATTAATATCTCTTCATCTCTCTTAGCCCAATCCACTCTGTTGTTTACTACAAATTTTTTAATTACTTTAGGAGAACTTTCATTTAACCATTTTCTATCATTTCTATAAAGCCATATATATACTCCCTTATTCATATTTCTCAATTCTGTTTTTGACTTTTTAGGAAACTTCCCAATTAACGTTCTCCACTCATTACGATAATGTTGCTTATCCTTTTTGTTATCATTAAAGATTTCTATTGCTAAGTCTGCCACTTTTTCAACTGTTTCAGTTCTCCAATATAGCTCTAACCCTAATATATCAGCATATTTTTCTACAGTTTTTGCGTCAACTCTTAATTCTCTGGCAATAGCTCGTAACCTTAACCTTTTATCAAACAGTTCTTTAAGTCTTTCTTCCCACACTGAACCAAAATTTTTAATTCTACCTATTTTATATCTATCAAGTTTGTCCACATCGGGACCGCCCCTACTATAAATAAATCCACAGGAGCATATAAATGTTCCAATTACTTTCTTGCCCTTGCAGTCATAAGTTATTTCTAATTTTTCAACTATAGGCTTTAAATAATGCTCTGCTCCCCCATTAAGGCATGGCCATGGTCCATCTCCAAATGGCTTATATTCTTGCTTAATCTTAAATAACTCTTTCAAATCCAATCCTAAATACTGCATTAAAAGCAAATGCCTTATAGTATGAAAAGTTTTTCTATGTTTCCTCACAATCATACTTATCCAGTTGCTTTCATCTTCCACAGAAACAGTAGATTGTACCGCAGTCAAAAACTCTTCTCCATAATAATCTATGAAGCTCTTCACTAATTCATTTTGTTTAATTTGCCCATTAACATTGGCTATTCCTAAATGAATTAACTTTATAGTATACTGCTCCTCAAACCACGCCATAGGCATGTTAGAAAACTTAGCATTGAATAGTTTTTCAATATCTTTAGCTAATATAGAAACTCTATCTAATGTTTCATTAGGATAAAAAACTGTATTATACATACAACAATTTTCTTCTGTAGCACATATAAATTCATGTTTATTCTGAGAGTGAATTAAAACCTTGCTATTTAATAACAAGGTTTCATGTTTGAGACATATTGTTATACTCGGTATCTGGTGAATTCTGTTCCAAAAGAATTCACCCCACCGCAGTTTATTTTCTTTATTGCATTGGGGGCAAAACTTGAAATAAGTATTTTCTTTAACTGAACTTGCCATAATTCCTGCACTATTATATATATCTCCACCATTATCTCCTTTCATAAGTTGATATATATTCTCCGCTCTTTGTGGAGATAAAAATGCTGTGTAAAAAGGAAACAAAGTATGTTTATATATTATTTCCTCAGAGGTATATTTGCAGTTAATAGGCATATTTTTTATAAAATTATCAATATTAGAAGGCAATGCCATAACTGCGGATACCGTCCTTGAACCAACCACATCCTCTAAAGTTGCCTTTGGACTAATATTTCCGCTTCTAATGTTGTACCTGGCTATTGCACTATATAAAATTTCGCCTTCATATATCATCGGGAAAAAGCTTACCATAATTCATCACCCTACCTTAAAAGTTTCTTTATCAAAATGCTTTATATATCTATTTTCATTTAGTGCTTCATAGGCAGTTATTCCTTTTCTCTTCCCTTCCGCTACAATAAATCTTAAATCATTAACATTATCTATATCTTGTTTCCTTTTAGAAGTTCTTGTTTCTTTCTTAACTATATCCATCTCTAAGCTTAATTTATATGATTCCTTAACAAGCTCTTTAATTTCTATATTCCTCCCTTTGTTTAATATACTTTCCTCAACATACTTTTTTGCCTTAATAGACTCAACATCAAGGTCTATTAGCTTTAGGATAGCCTGTTCTTTAATATTGTCTTTATTTAAGTTCTCATTTAATTTCTTATTATTTTGCAGTTCCCTGATTTTATTATTTAAAGATATTTTTGAGCTTTCTTGACCTAAAAAATTATCTATATTAACTGAATATAAATCCTCATATTGAGCAATTGCCTTTATAGACCCCGATTTAAGTGCCTCAATCATGGGTCTAACAAGTTGTAAATTCTCTTTAGCAACACTTCTTATAATGTTAGCAGTAATTTCTTCCTTCCCCGATGAAATAGCCCTTATTTGAGCCATAGCAAAAAGTTTAATTGCTATATCTGTGATTCCCTGACTAAATTCGTAGAGTGTATCCTTGATTTCTCTTGAAATAATAATGGGTTTTCTTGTCCATTGGTAATCAGCCATTCCTTCAATAATTAAATCCCAGTTTTCATCGTTTTTAAGCCTGTCTACCAAAAAATCTCCCTGGCCGCTCCCTCTCCTTGCCTGACGAAATTGAGATTGTAAAATTGACATAGCTTTATTTGTGCCGATTAAAATAATTGGAATCCCTATATTTACCAAAGTCACGAAAAAATTCAACATCTTATCAGCCCCACCTGATTTTGCCAGTGATAGGTGTTGAATTTCATCAATCACCAATACTCCCAATCCTATGTTCTTTGCAATCTGACCCATTATTGGCATTAACACATTTACAGCCTGTCTCCCACTTCCATATTTCTTATGATAATTGGTTCCAAGTAACCCGTCAATCTTCAAGAAAAAATCTATGCACAATCCCTTTATAGACCCCTCGTGTCCACAATCTAATTTTAGCCATGCAACTTGATACATGCTAAATTTAAACCCTTTATATTCATTATGGACAATGATTTGTGGATACATTGATAGAATTAATTTAATTGCTGTACTCTTTCCGATTCCCGAAATACCAATAATTGTAAATCCAGATGATGTTGTTCTGAATGACTTATTATTAGTCATTTCCATATTTGCATTTAAAATCATTTTGTGTCCTCTCCCAAAGCTTTCTGCATATTCTGCTATAAAAGGATTTCTTGCAATATATCCTTGTCTTATTACCCTTGAAACTCTACTCTCCAAGTCTAATTCCCAATTTAAAGGCTGAAAATACTGAAACAGCCTTTGTATAAGATGATACCTAATATGTGATTCAAGGTTTCTCTCTTCCTCGCTAAAGTATGGATATACAGCAAGTTTATCAATTGCCTCTTCGCTTGAAATTATATTAGGAAGACACTCAATCAGCGGGTTATCATGGTACTCTTTAATAATTTGTTCCTTATAGTTTGCAATTTCAGCTTCTCCTCCATTATTAATTAAAATCTTATTTACGTACTCCATTTAATTTCTCCTTTTGTTTTTTTCTTAATAATTCAATACTGCTAAAGTTTCCATCAGCCTTACCTGCCTTAGCACACTCCATAGAAACTACTTCTGAATTCCCCATATAAGTTTTCTTTCCAAGTTCAAAAGCTTCATTGTTACGATTTAGTGTTTTTTCTATTTTTCTATTTATTCTTATACCTTTAATCTTACTTCTATCACTTTCCATTGAAGAAACTACATTATTATTAGCTTTTTCAGATTTCTTTACTATTGCTTGAATTTCTGATATTAAGTCTATCTTTGATTGCAATATACTCTCTTGATTTAACGTTTCCTTTTCCTGTTCCATTTTAAAGAGATGTTGAATTTCATCTAAACTTTTATTTTTATATTTCTGTTGATTATCAAGTAAAAAACACTTTTCAAATGTATTTATATCTTTATTTTTAATATAGATATAGCTCATGTTTCTTATATCGTAACTAACAGTAATGGACCAACTACATTGTCTTGCCTTCTCAAACCATTTTTCAACTAATGCCAAATTACAACTATAATATATTCCTTTAAACTTTATTCCTCTAAATGTAATTTGGGCTATAGCAGATGGCATTAGGTATAATTTAATTGTATCCTCTGAAACTGAACGCAATTTCCCCGCTCTATTTCTTACACCCCACTCCCATAATTTATTTGGTATACAATCTACATCATCCTCTATCATCATCTCTTCTCTGTTGTAACTTTTTAGCCAATGTGAGTTATGATATAACACTAACTTAATTACAATTTGTGTAAATTCAAACAAATTAAGTCTCCCCTCAATTCGATAATCCTTTCCCGTCCTCTGTCGATGGTCTTCATTTATATAACCAGGAACAAAGGGTTTGATAGCCATAGTCATACTTAGGAAGAATCGTTCAATTTTTGCTTTTAGGTCGCCCCTATAAGAACTTGTATTTTTCACATTAATATGTAATCCATTAATAAGATTTTCGACTGCATAACCTTCAAACTCACCTCTATCAGCCAACAATGAATCGCATAATTGGTCGCAATTCCATTCTTCATTATTTATTGAAATACCATATTCCCTACAAAACTCTACTTTATCTCTTGCACAATTAGCAAGTGCTGTCATAGCTCCACTCCAAGATGGGCCTTCCAAACCAATGTAAATGCCAACGATTTTCGTGGAAAATAAATCCATAACGCAGTAAATAATTGGCCGCCCTATTATCCAATTTCTGTTAAACATTGAGGTCAAGAATACATCCCCTATTGTTGCGTCCACCATAAATACAGAACCTGGACCCTGTGCTTCTTCTGTAGAACTTCCTATCACAGCTCTACTTTCAAGTTCATATTTTTTTGCACTTTTTCTTAATGTAACTTCTTTTTTTATATTTCTTTCCTGTTTATACCAATACTTAAACTGATTTATCGTTGGTAATTCGCTATTTGACTTAATTAAAGGAATTTTAATTCCTTTTTGTATCTTAAAATCATCAAAAAAGAACTCCTTTAACATTAATTCATAGGCTACGGTGAACGAATTTTGTTTACTTGTATAATAGTATTTATCAATAGCAATTCTAAATATTCTTTTAATCTCATCATCTATATTGATTCCAACACCAATTATATCTTTATATTTTTTAGGTCTTCCAATTTTTGATAATCCATTATTATTGCGTTCTTTGCCTGGATTTCCGCAATTGCAAAAGTCTGGAAGGAGTGCATTTATATTTTTAGACCTTTGCCAATATCTTATTAAATACCTATTTATACTCTTACTACTAATATCAAATTGTTCACTTGCTTTTAAAATAATTTCCTTTCTTTTCTTTGTTTCAAATATTTGTGGTTCTGTATTAATCGAACTAATGATATTCCATCTTTTATTCCTTATTTTCTTGTATTCATCGCTTAAATCCTCTTCACTTATTAACTTAAAAACTGGGTCATCATCCAATATTATAATATTGCCCTCTTTTAACCCCTCATGGATGTCTTCTATATTTCTCACAAATGGAATACATGTATTTGCAAATATATCTATAATGAACGCAATTGTATATTCATTATTTATCCACAGAATTCTCTCCACTTTTTCTTTTGAGTATTCTAAAAGTGTATTAACTGCCAACAACTTTGTCATTTATAACTTCTCCTTTATTCCTATTTAGTATGACTTTGCTAATAGGTTGGTTAATATTAATTTCTTCATCCATATTAATTAACAATTGTTTAGTTGCAATTAGATACTTGAAAAATAATAATCCCGTCCCACTTTCAAAGTTCATTTCATAATCAAATTTAGTAGTAACCTCTCTAATTACGTTAGGGCTTCCATCTAATCTCCTCATTAGTAAGTCACATAAACATTCCCTTTCACTTTCTTTAAATCTTTCATCATTATTTATCTCTAACGAAGGATATACCCATGAAATATTTTTAGCTCTTACAACTGGAATATCTTTTTGAGTTACAATTCCCCAATTTATTTTTTTAGCTTCATAGTATCTCCGTTGAATTTCATACCTATCAATAATATTCTTTTTGTCAAGCTCCAATGATGACTTCACACTTCTTGCATAATAATTAATCTTCCCATCAATATTTTTAACTGTTATAAGAAATGTTGTGGTCAATACATGTGGAGCATTATCACCATCATTTCTATACTTTTCATACAATGAATCTTCATCTAAATTAAGAACTCTATTTAAGTCGAGCAATGGATAATGTTCTCTGACATCTATTACAGCCTCTTGCCATATAATCGAATAAAAATATCTTAATTCATTATCAGTAAAAAAATGATATATTCTACCTGCTTCGTAGATTCTTGTTACCCTTCCCCTTGAAGGCATGTCTTGAATAGTTAGCCAGGGTTTATAATCTCTACCCTCTCCTTTTCCACGCCCTTCTTTTATAAATCTATTATATTTTTCAAGTGTCCAATCTAAATTCCGTTTTGTCATATGTACGTCCTCCCATTTTGACTAAATTAAATAATACAAAAAACCATATACAATAGGCAACTTAGCTGATTTTTTTTATCAGCTAAGTTGCCTATTGTATATGGTTAAAATTAATATTATTATTGTACAGTTTACTTATTTAGCTACCGACCTTTTTTCAATATAATCTACTATCTCATTTAAGTGTAAATCATTTTCATACTTAGTTGTTGCACTTATAGACCCTATAATATCTATAACAATTTCATCTTCTTTTTCTTTATCTTTGTAACATAGTAAATTACACATTTTTTTAACATATTCGGGTGAATAATTTATATATACTGCAATATTCAACATAGCTTCATTTCTTGTATGACGAAATATAGGAGATACAATGAATTTTTTCTCAATAGATAACTTGTATGTTATCATCTTTAATATTCTAACTTCTTCATCATAACCTAATTTTATAAAACCTTTCTCGTTATGGTACATATGTAAAAATAATTCTTCCATTACTCTCTTCTTTTCATGTAAAACATTGTGCTGTATATGAAAAACAAAATCACCTATTCCATTCTTTTTATTATCTTCCAATTCCTTTTGTAAATCTAATTCAGTATATACTCTGCTCATATTACTAATATCATAGATGTAATCCTGCAACTGTTCTATAAATTCATTGATTTTAATTCTTTCATTGGGTTCTTGCTGAGTAGCATTTTCTAATAGCTTCTCTAATGGGCTAAGATAAATATGAAAATCAATGAAATCATTTAATCTAATTCCTTTTGTATCATTATTATATACACCGTCAAACGCATACTTACTATTTGTAATTAGAATCCACAATGTTTTTGCTAAAGAATATACATCCGCTATTTTACCATCAGCCATTTTTGCATTTAGTCTCATTTCGGGAGCAATTGTAGCTTTAGGACCTAAATAATTCCTCGTAATATTATCCTTTTTAGGATAGTCAACTAATCCAAAATCACTCAATACCCATTTATCATTATAAAAGTATATATTCTCAGGTTTTATATCTCTATGTGCAATTCCAGCTTTATGAAAATACTCTATTGTTTTTGCTAATTCAATAAAATTTAGCAACATTTTTATAGATTCCTCTTTACTACTTGAAACCTTTTTGTTTATTACTTCCCTGATAGGTTTAGCTAATGGCATAGTATACCACGCTGGTACTCCATTTCCAAAATCTTTAATTTCGGGAATGTTCATATCTATTATAGGTAATATCCCATCATTTTGTTCCTGATGTTCTCTTACTATCTTAATTTCATCTTTAAATCTTGCATATCTTTCTTTAAAGTCATTTTTATTAGTTAATATTTTCATTGCAAATTTATTATTACTTCTATTTTTTACTTCATATACCTCTCCATTCCCTCCTTTTCCTAAGGTATTAGTTATTGTATAATTACAAATTTTCGTCCCTTTATTATATTTATACCCATATCCCATATATAGCACCCCTTAAAAATATTAACCTTGTGTATGTTTTATAACTAATAATATTTATAAATTTAATGACATATAAACATTATCTAAGTCATTCTGAGTAATCCCCAGATACTTCCTTGTATTTGCCATACTACTATGATTTAAAGCTTCCATTATAAGAGCTAACGACACACCTGATTTATAGGCCCAATAACCCCAAGTTTTTCGCATAGAGTGTGTTGATATTGGTTCTTTAATACCTACATAATCTGCTGTTTGGCTTAATATGAAGGCCGCATGTTGACGGGTAATCGGTTTTCCATTTCCTTTCCTTGATTGGAAGACATAATCATCCTGTTCTAAATCATACTCCTGCATGAACAATATTATACTCTTGCTCAAATTCTTAGTAATCGGAAATCTCTTAGCCTTGCCAGTTTTCTTTTCATTTAGCATTATAAATTCTGTTGGCTTTCTTCCACTCCAAATATCCTTAGCCCTCATACATAATATGTCAGAAATTCTCAATGCACTGGAAATTCCCACCATAAACATTAAGTAATCTCGTACATCTTTTCCCTTTAAAAAAGTTTTCATTGCTTCCAATTGTTTCTTATCTCGGATTGGACTTACTGTATTCATCATATCCCCCCATCTTACATAATATTAGTTTTTAAGCTATTATGTCATATTCAAAGTCTGCTTTTCTATCGAAATGCTTGAAAGTCTCTGAAATAGCCATTCTTAATCTTACTCCGTAGCTTTCTGTCAGATTCAAATATTCTAATAAATAAATGCAGATATTTATTAGAATTATCTGCATTTATTTGAGCTACTACATATATAAGTAACTATTTCTACCTTGTAATATAATTATACCTTTTAGAATAATTGTATTCAATCAAATAGCTATATTATAACTGTTGAAGATAGTCAATGAATTAGAAGCAATGTATAATTTAGTCATAGTAAGGTAGGTAATTGATTAATACTTGTTATAAGTAATTCCATCTATCAAAACATTTTAAAGCTCCATTTTTAAATTATTATATTTAAAAGCACATTTCAAATTTTACTAATTTTTAATATTGATTGTTTTTTCTATTGTTTTAGATAACTGATTTAATATCATTTTACTTAAAGAACCGTCTTTTTCTTTAATATTGTTTTCAATAAGTTCTTGAAGTATTTTTAAATTGCTAACATCCCCTTCTAAAGTAATATAATTATATTTATATCTTTCAATAACAATATTTCTAAAAAGAATCAAATTCTTATTACTTAATAAAATTAATTTATTATACAATTCATTAATATCACATATGCTAAATATTGATATATCACAATAATTGTATACCATCTGTTTTTGAAATTCACTTATATTACCTGGCAGCATATTAAATAAAACATTAACATCATTAATACTCATTTTATTTTTTAATTTATCATTTAAACTATATATATGTTTTCTTATTTCAATTAAATCTTCATCATTAGAAAAATCAATCCCTTTATATGCCATATCTATATTTTCGTAATATTCTGCATTCACTTCTGACTTTTTTAAGCCTTCCTTAATAATATCTTTAATTTGCTTCATATCTAATTTAATTATATTTTCTTTTAAAAAATGCCTCAGTATAAAAAATGCATTTAGGTAACATGAAAAATGCACTTCACCTTCTTGCAAGTTTTTTAGAGTTTCACTTAATGCATTGTTAAATTCGACATCGTCCATGTTCCAATATCTACCAAAAATTATCTTTTTATAACTCGGTTCTTCTTTATCGCCTAAGTTGTCTTGTAAAACTTTCATTTCTACTTTAATTAAATCGGTGTTAATTATGCTTGTCCTGATATATTCCTCAGCAAATTTAAAGAATAAGCAGTCTATTTCTGTTCCAGGATAATATCTTCTTCTAAATTCAGTAAAATACTTTTCTCCCTTTTTAACCATATTCTCCATCACTATTTCCGATTGAATAGCGTAATAATCTTTAAAATCTTTGAATTTATCTTTATCAACTTTTGAAGATTTAATTTCAAAAGAGACTGACAGTACAAAAACCAATAAGGGTTTTTGAATAATTTCCTTCAACTCTTTGTCATAACTAATTATATGTTTATAAAGTATACCAAAATCATTTAGAGCCTGTTTTAATATCCTGATATTTTTTGTTTTACTTCTTATAAAAACATCGATAACTATTTCTTTTTGTGATTTCAAAAATATACCCAATGAATCATTTATTGAATAAGCTTCTAATATGTTTTCTATTATTTTAATATTGTTAGGAACATAATCAAATGTCTTTCCTATTAATTTCTCCTTAATCTTTGCATATTCATTAGTCTTTCCGAAAATTTCAGCATTATTATCATTAATTAAATCTGTTAAAGTTTTTTCGTTTTCTTTATTATTTATTATTTGTAGTGCTTCAGTATTATTCATTACTATATATGCTGAGGCTAAAGTTTTTAATTCAATATTTCTATTTATTATTTTACTTTCAAGTTCTTTTTCATAACAAATTATTATAGTCTTTATTTTGTCATGTTCCACAAGATTATTTATATATCCTAATATATCTGTTATATTAACATTTGCCCTTTCTAAATCATCAAAACACAAAACCTTATTTTTCAAAGAACTTAATTTTGAATAATCAATTTCCATTTTATCTAATGAAAATCCAAAGAAACTTGCTCCTGTTATGGCTACTTTAACAATTTCAGGTACTACATCGCCACCTTTGCTATTAAATATCTTTCCCATAAATTTCTTTGAAGATGATAAAACCTCAATAAAAATTTTCTTTGATATTTCTTCCAAACTATTTATTCCATACAATGATATATAAATTGATTTTAGCTTAATCCCATTTTTCTCAATATCATCTATTTTCTTTTGTAAACCATTCTCCCATAAGTAAGTCTTTCCACTTCCCCACTCTCCATTAATCATTACAGCATAGTCTGCATTATCATTTTTTACATATTCAATAATACCTCTTTGTAATTCCTCCATAAGTCCCCCTTTTAAAAAGTAAGTTATTAATCCAAAAACTTGTTGTGTTTAACTATACTTTTATATTTCATATTTCTAAAATAGTATAATAAAAAAGCACCATAACGGTGCTTAACTTTTGATTTCGGCTCTATGCTGATTTAACTTTATCACATGCTCTAC
This DNA window, taken from Clostridium estertheticum, encodes the following:
- a CDS encoding protein kinase domain-containing protein, coding for MGYGYKYNKGTKICNYTITNTLGKGGNGEVYEVKNRSNNKFAMKILTNKNDFKERYARFKDEIKIVREHQEQNDGILPIIDMNIPEIKDFGNGVPAWYTMPLAKPIREVINKKVSSSKEESIKMLLNFIELAKTIEYFHKAGIAHRDIKPENIYFYNDKWVLSDFGLVDYPKKDNITRNYLGPKATIAPEMRLNAKMADGKIADVYSLAKTLWILITNSKYAFDGVYNNDTKGIRLNDFIDFHIYLSPLEKLLENATQQEPNERIKINEFIEQLQDYIYDISNMSRVYTELDLQKELEDNKKNGIGDFVFHIQHNVLHEKKRVMEELFLHMYHNEKGFIKLGYDEEVRILKMITYKLSIEKKFIVSPIFRHTRNEAMLNIAVYINYSPEYVKKMCNLLCYKDKEKEDEIVIDIIGSISATTKYENDLHLNEIVDYIEKRSVAK
- a CDS encoding TnsD family Tn7-like transposition protein, with amino-acid sequence MVSFFPMIYEGEILYSAIARYNIRSGNISPKATLEDVVGSRTVSAVMALPSNIDNFIKNMPINCKYTSEEIIYKHTLFPFYTAFLSPQRAENIYQLMKGDNGGDIYNSAGIMASSVKENTYFKFCPQCNKENKLRWGEFFWNRIHQIPSITICLKHETLLLNSKVLIHSQNKHEFICATEENCCMYNTVFYPNETLDRVSILAKDIEKLFNAKFSNMPMAWFEEQYTIKLIHLGIANVNGQIKQNELVKSFIDYYGEEFLTAVQSTVSVEDESNWISMIVRKHRKTFHTIRHLLLMQYLGLDLKELFKIKQEYKPFGDGPWPCLNGGAEHYLKPIVEKLEITYDCKGKKVIGTFICSCGFIYSRGGPDVDKLDRYKIGRIKNFGSVWEERLKELFDKRLRLRAIARELRVDAKTVEKYADILGLELYWRTETVEKVADLAIEIFNDNKKDKQHYRNEWRTLIGKFPKKSKTELRNMNKGVYIWLYRNDRKWLNESSPKVIKKFVVNNRVDWAKRDEEILIEVKNAIEIMSNSQGKPERITISSIGKKIDKLDLIEKHLDKLWLTKDCINANIESNDEFRNRRISWAINILNREGEDVKVWKVVKKAGLRTDNGVELLVNSILYDKNI
- a CDS encoding Mu transposase C-terminal domain-containing protein codes for the protein MTKLLAVNTLLEYSKEKVERILWINNEYTIAFIIDIFANTCIPFVRNIEDIHEGLKEGNIIILDDDPVFKLISEEDLSDEYKKIRNKRWNIISSINTEPQIFETKKRKEIILKASEQFDISSKSINRYLIRYWQRSKNINALLPDFCNCGNPGKERNNNGLSKIGRPKKYKDIIGVGINIDDEIKRIFRIAIDKYYYTSKQNSFTVAYELMLKEFFFDDFKIQKGIKIPLIKSNSELPTINQFKYWYKQERNIKKEVTLRKSAKKYELESRAVIGSSTEEAQGPGSVFMVDATIGDVFLTSMFNRNWIIGRPIIYCVMDLFSTKIVGIYIGLEGPSWSGAMTALANCARDKVEFCREYGISINNEEWNCDQLCDSLLADRGEFEGYAVENLINGLHINVKNTSSYRGDLKAKIERFFLSMTMAIKPFVPGYINEDHRQRTGKDYRIEGRLNLFEFTQIVIKLVLYHNSHWLKSYNREEMMIEDDVDCIPNKLWEWGVRNRAGKLRSVSEDTIKLYLMPSAIAQITFRGIKFKGIYYSCNLALVEKWFEKARQCSWSITVSYDIRNMSYIYIKNKDINTFEKCFLLDNQQKYKNKSLDEIQHLFKMEQEKETLNQESILQSKIDLISEIQAIVKKSEKANNNVVSSMESDRSKIKGIRINRKIEKTLNRNNEAFELGKKTYMGNSEVVSMECAKAGKADGNFSSIELLRKKQKEKLNGVRK
- a CDS encoding AAA family ATPase: MEYVNKILINNGGEAEIANYKEQIIKEYHDNPLIECLPNIISSEEAIDKLAVYPYFSEEERNLESHIRYHLIQRLFQYFQPLNWELDLESRVSRVIRQGYIARNPFIAEYAESFGRGHKMILNANMEMTNNKSFRTTSSGFTIIGISGIGKSTAIKLILSMYPQIIVHNEYKGFKFSMYQVAWLKLDCGHEGSIKGLCIDFFLKIDGLLGTNYHKKYGSGRQAVNVLMPIMGQIAKNIGLGVLVIDEIQHLSLAKSGGADKMLNFFVTLVNIGIPIILIGTNKAMSILQSQFRQARRGSGQGDFLVDRLKNDENWDLIIEGMADYQWTRKPIIISREIKDTLYEFSQGITDIAIKLFAMAQIRAISSGKEEITANIIRSVAKENLQLVRPMIEALKSGSIKAIAQYEDLYSVNIDNFLGQESSKISLNNKIRELQNNKKLNENLNKDNIKEQAILKLIDLDVESIKAKKYVEESILNKGRNIEIKELVKESYKLSLEMDIVKKETRTSKRKQDIDNVNDLRFIVAEGKRKGITAYEALNENRYIKHFDKETFKVG
- a CDS encoding TnsA endonuclease C-terminal domain-containing protein, with amino-acid sequence MTKRNLDWTLEKYNRFIKEGRGKGEGRDYKPWLTIQDMPSRGRVTRIYEAGRIYHFFTDNELRYFYSIIWQEAVIDVREHYPLLDLNRVLNLDEDSLYEKYRNDGDNAPHVLTTTFLITVKNIDGKINYYARSVKSSLELDKKNIIDRYEIQRRYYEAKKINWGIVTQKDIPVVRAKNISWVYPSLEINNDERFKESERECLCDLLMRRLDGSPNVIREVTTKFDYEMNFESGTGLLFFKYLIATKQLLINMDEEININQPISKVILNRNKGEVINDKVVGS